CTGCTTCTTGCCGCTCAGGGCCACGAACATCGCCTCCATCACGTTGGTCGCAAAGTTGCGGCTGCCGATGCGCGGGGTGGTGGTAATCAGGCGGGCTACGCCGTGCTGTTCCATCCAGTCGCGGTCTGGCTCGGTGATGGTCTGGGTTAACACTGTTTTGCCGCGCAGGTCTTGAGGGGCGTAACGCTTGACGTAGTGCGTATCTCCGGCCAGCACGTCGGCCCACTGGTAATAGCGCGTTCCCTTGCCCGGCACGCTGCTTTCCTGCTTCTCGCCAGTCGGATAGAACCAGTCCTGCGGCAGTTTGGTCACCACCGGCAGCACCAGTCCGGCAATGCGACGCAGCGCCCCGATGCTGCGAAGCGGGTAATTCATACCCAGCCCGAAAATCACGTCTCCGTAGACCACGTCGGCCCCGGCATCGCTGAGCGCCTCGGCCATCCCGAACCGGTCGACTGCCGACACCATCAGCACTTTCTGGGTTTTCCAGTGCAGCAGCGGATCGAGCTGCATGATGGCTTCGCGCTCCAGCGTATTCTTCAGGCCCGAACCGTCGAGCAGCGGCGTGTGCCGAATACCTGCCACCAGTTTGCGAACATTGTTGAAGATGTAGCGCTTTCCACCCGATACCACGGCAAGGTCGGCTCCGCCCAGACCGAAGGCATCGACCTTGCCGTCGAGCTGGGCGAAAAGTTCCACCATCTTTTTGCTGTCGCCATCGGTGCCCAGCCGCTCCAGAATAAAGGACTGGCCCAGCACCTTGATCTCTTCGCGGGCATTACGTTTGCTGCTGCCCAGCGAT
Above is a genomic segment from Deinococcus ruber containing:
- a CDS encoding quinate 5-dehydrogenase translates to MTLPTGWQSAPPGYKHVVSVSLGSSKRNAREEIKVLGQSFILERLGTDGDSKKMVELFAQLDGKVDAFGLGGADLAVVSGGKRYIFNNVRKLVAGIRHTPLLDGSGLKNTLEREAIMQLDPLLHWKTQKVLMVSAVDRFGMAEALSDAGADVVYGDVIFGLGMNYPLRSIGALRRIAGLVLPVVTKLPQDWFYPTGEKQESSVPGKGTRYYQWADVLAGDTHYVKRYAPQDLRGKTVLTQTITEPDRDWMEQHGVARLITTTPRIGSRNFATNVMEAMFVALSGKKQALSEQEYLDLIRRVNFRPQVNELSS